The following coding sequences lie in one Arachis ipaensis cultivar K30076 chromosome B03, Araip1.1, whole genome shotgun sequence genomic window:
- the LOC107630826 gene encoding gamma carbonic anhydrase-like 2, mitochondrial — translation MASLARFSRRALRSAHTIANRHVESPQLLHTAERAFATQAPNSITASPDRVNWDYRGQRKIIPLGQWLPKVAVDAYVAPNVVLAGQVTVWDAASVWPGAVLRGDLNKITVGFCSNIQERCVLHAAWSSPTGLPAETSIERYVTVGAYSLLRSCTIEPECIIGQRSILMEGSLVETQSILEAGSVLPPGRRIPSGELWAGNPARFVRSLTHEEIVEIPKLAIAINDLSRDHYSEFLPYSTVYLEVEKFKKSLGISV, via the exons ATGGCGAGTCTAGCACGCTTCTCTAGAAGAGCCCTAAGGAGTGCTCACACAATAGCAAACCGCCACGTGGAATCGCCACAGCTGCTGCACACAGCTGAGCGCGCTTTTGCGACGCAAGCTCCCAATTCGATAACTGCATCGCCGGATCGGGTGAATTGGGACTACAGAGGGCAAAGGAAGATAATCCCGCTGGGTCAGTGGCTCCCGAAGGTCGCTGTCGATGCCTACGTGGCACCCAATGTCGTCCTCGCCGGACAAGTCACTGTCTGGGACGCTGCTTCCGTCTGGCCCGGCGCCGTCCTCCGCGGCGATCTCAACAAGATCACTGTTGGATTCTGTTCCAACATTCAGGAGCGCTGCGTCCTTCACGCTGCTTGGTCTTCTCCCACAG GCCTTCCAGCTGAGACTTCTATAGAGAGGTATGTGACGGTTGGGGCATACTCCCTGTTGAGGTCCTGCACTATTGAGCCAGAGTGCATCATTGGGCAGCGCTCCATCCTCATGGAAGGTTCACTAGTGGAAACACAGTCAATCCTTGAAGCTGGGTCAGTTCTTCCGCCAGGGAGGCGAATTCCATCAGGTGAACTTTGGGCAGGAAATCCTGCCAGGTTTGTTAGGTCTTTGACCCATGAAGAAATAGTAGAAATCCCCAAGCTCGCTATTGCGATAAACGATCTGAGCAGAGATCATTACTCAGAGTTCCTTCCCTATTCTACAGTATATTTGGAAGTTGAAAAGTTCAAGAAATCATTAGGTATTTCTGTTTGA
- the LOC107630827 gene encoding squamosa promoter-binding-like protein 13A, with protein sequence MDWNLKAPPSWDLTEVDEATLPNIETVDGSTRFGVYRTKGGEFSVDLKLGQVGNSATEPVLVTNSNKSNKDAVAAGVGVGVGVGVSNSKMVMQSPSSGSSKRARAINNGTQTVSCLVDGCNSDLSTCRDYHRRHKVCELHSKTPQVTIAGHKQRFCQQCSRFHSLEEFDEGKRSCRKRLDGHNRRRRKPQPEPITRGGSFLSSFQGSQLLPFSGSHVFPSSGVVNAGWSAGLVTSCGDVRLHSHSSQQQQQMHMVDKQDLFLGSSPTPYNNNKEGKQQLAFLQVDNHHHHHAGAASSMCLRNMFCDNTLTSSVHDSSCALSLLSSPQTTHNPGNGLNQLVPQPHTHHTHHSSLMQQSLGLSLHDSSSMESVDPVMGHSETEHCSSMYNMDSHGSHGSDPPQLFPFQWE encoded by the exons ATGGATTGGAATTTGAAAGCACCACCGTCTTGGGATTTGACAGAAGTGGATGAGGCAACCTTACCAAACATAGAAACAGTGGATGGCTCAACCAGATTTGGTGTTTACAGAACAAAAGGAGGGGAATTCTCTGTTGACTTGAAACTTGGCCAGGTTGGGAATTCTGCAACCGAACCAGTGTTGGTGACTAATTCAAATAAGTCCAACAAAGATGCTGTTGCtgctggtgttggtgttggtgttggtgttggggTGTCCAACTCCAAAATGGTAATGCAATCACCTTCCTCAGGGTCATCAAAGAGAGCTAGAGCCATTAACAATGGGACACAGACAGTGTCATGCCTCGTTGATGGGTGCAATTCAGATCTCAGCACTTGCAGAGACTATCACAGGCGCCATAAGGTCTGTGAACTCCATTCCAAGACTCCTCAGGTCACAATTGCTGGCCACAAACAAAGGTTCTGCCAACAGTGTAGCAG GTTTCATTCACTGGAGGAGTTTGATGAAGGAAAGAGAAGCTGCAGAAAACGCTTAGATGGACACAACCGAAGGAGGAGAAAGCCACAACCAGAACCAATCACAAGAGGTGGTAGTTTTTTGTCCAGTTTCCAAG GCAGCCAGTTGCTACCCTTCTCAGGTTCGCATGTGTTCCCCTCATCTGGCGTGGTGAATGCTGGGTGGAGTGCAGGACTTGTTACATCCTGCGGAGATGTCAGGCTCCACAGCCACAGCAGCCAGCAACAGCAACAGATGCACATGGTTGATAAACAAGACCTGTTCCTTGGATCCTCACCAACACCCTACAATAACAACAAAGAAGGGAAGCAACAACTTGCATTCTTACAAGTTGATAACCATCACCACCATCATGCTGGTGCTGCTTCTTCCATGTGCCTGAGGAACATGTTCTGTGATAACACCCTAACAAGCTCGGTTCATGACTCTTCCTGTGCTCTCTCTCTTCTGTCATCACCACAGACAACACACAATCCTGGGAATGGATTGAACCAATTGGTGCCGCAGCCTCACACTCATCATACTCATCACTCTTCCCTGATGCAACAATCCTTAGGCCTCAGCCTCCACGATAGCAGCAGCATGGAGTCGGTGGACCCGGTTATGGGCCACAGTGAGACTGAACATTGTTCCTCAATGTATAATATGGATTCTCATGGATCCCATGGGAGTGATCCCCCTCAACTATTCCCCTTTCAGTGGGAATAA